Proteins encoded together in one Lathyrus oleraceus cultivar Zhongwan6 chromosome 5, CAAS_Psat_ZW6_1.0, whole genome shotgun sequence window:
- the LOC127088098 gene encoding kinesin-like protein KIN-4A isoform X2 → MEAGENCCVKVAVHVRPLIADEKLQGCKDCVTVVSGKPQVQIGAHSFTFDHVYGSTGSPSGNMFEDCVAPLVDGLFQGYNATVLAYGQTGSGKTYTMGTGFKEGFQTGIIPQVMNILFNKIGTFKHQIEFQLHVSFIEILKEEVRDLLDPSSMGKPETTNGHSGKMTSPGKPPIQIRETSSGVITLAGSTEVSVTTLKEMAACLEQGSLSRATGSTNMNNQSSRSHAIFTITLEQMCKPKNPNGSCLNDTMNDEYLCAKLHLVDLAGSERAKRTGSDGMRFKEGVHINRGLLALGNVISALGDEKKRKEGVHVPYRDSKLTRLLQDSLGGNSRTVMIACISPADINAEETLNTLKYANRARNIQNKPVVNRDPMSSEMLKMRQKLEYLEAELCARAGCSSGEVQGLKERIVWLEAANEDLCRELHEHRSRCSLLEQSEKDAYDGGTCIVKTDGLKRTLPIIAADYPMNETAGDSREIEEVEKEWEHKLLQNSMDRELHELNKRLEQKEFEMKLFGVSDAEILKQRFGRKIMELEDEKRTVQRERDCLLAEVENLAANSDGQTQKLEDTHSQKLKTLEAQILDLKKKQENQVQLMKQKQKSDEAAKRLQDEIQSIKAQKVQLQQRIKQEAEQFRQWKASREKELLQLKKEGRKNEYEKHKLQALNQRQKMVLQRKTEEAAMATKRLKELLEARKTSSRDTFVATNGNGTNGQSNEKSLQRWLDHELEVTVKEHEVRFEYEKQSQVRAALAEELAMLKHVSEFAAKGLSPPRGKNGFARASSMSPNARMARIASLENMLSISSNSLVAMASQLSEAEERERAFTNRGRWNQLRSMGEAKNLLQYMFNSVGDARCQLWEKDMEIREMKDQIKELVGLLRQSEMKRKEAEKEVKVREQAGTTTLATPVSGSSPNSLKQYTEDMKGPLSPMSVPIPRQLKYTPGVANNGLTRESAAFVDQGRKMKPIGQLSMKKLAMVGQASGKLWRWKRSHHQWLLQFKWKWQKPWRLSEWIRHSDETIMRARPRSHALPHKM, encoded by the exons ATGGAAGCAGGGGAAAACTGTTGCGTAAAAGTTGCGGTTCACGTACGGCCGTTAATCGCCGACGAGAAGCTTCAAGGATGCAAAGACTGTGTCACCGTCGTCTCCGGGAAGCCTCAG GTACAAATTGGTGCCCACTCATTTACCTTTGATCATGTCTATGGAAGCACTGGTTCTCCCTCGGGTAACATGTTTGAAGATTGTGTTGCTCCACTTGTTGATGGTTTGTTCCAAGGATATAATGCTACTGTTTTGGCATATGGTCAG ACAGGTTCTGGGAAAACATACACCATGGGAACTGGCTTTAAAGAAGGTTTCCAAACAGGAATAATACCACAAGTTATGAATATTTTGTTCAACAAAATTGGGACCTTCAAACACCAGATTGAATTTCAGTTGCATGTTTCCTTTATCGAG ATTCTTAAAGAAGAAGTAAGAGATTTACTGGATCCCTCCTCCATGGGCAAACCAGAAACTACAAATGGACATTCAGGAAAAATGACATCTCCTGGGAAGCCGCCAATACAAATTCGCGAGACATCAAGCGGTGTTATAACCCTTGCAGGATCTACTGAAGTTAGTGTCACCACATTAAAAGAAATGGCTGCTTGCCTGGAACAAGGATCCTTGAGTAGAGCAACTGGGAGCACAAATATGAACAATCAATCCAG TCGATCTCATGCAATCTTCACCATCACATTAGAGCAAATGTGCAAGCCCAAGAATCCTAATGGCAGCTGCTTAAATGATACTATGAATGATGAGTATCTTTGTGCTAAGTTGCACTTGGTAGATCTTGCCGGATCAGAACGTGCTAAAAGAACAGGTTCTGATGGTATGCGTTTTAAAGAAG GCGTTCATATTAACAGAGGACTTCTAGCACTTGGTAATGTTATTAGTGCACTTGGTGATGAAAAGAAACGAAAGGAAGGTGTTCATGTTCCATATAGGGACAGTAAACTTACTAGGCTTTTACAG GATTCACTTGGGGGTAACAGCAGAACTGTCATGATTG CCTGCATAAGTCCTGCTGATATTAATGCTGAGGAAACCCTAAACACTTTGAAGTATGCAAATCGTGCACGCAATATCCAAAATAAGCCTGTT GTCAACAGAGATCCCATGTCCAGTGAGATGCTTAAAATGAGACAAAAACTGGAGTATTTGGAGGCAGAACTTTGTGCTCGTGCCGGTTGCTCATCTGGGGAAGTTCAG GGTCTTAAGGAAAGGATTGTTTGGCTTGAAGCTGCTAATGAAGACCTTTGCCGTGAACTTCATGAACACCGTAGTAGATGTTCTCTCTTAGAACAAAGTGAAAAGGATGCTTAT GATGGTGGCACATGCATTGTGAAGACGGATGGGCTTAAGAGGACCTTACCTATCATAGCGGCTGATTACCCAATGAATGAAACCGCAG GTGATTCAAGAGAAATTGAAGAAGTAGAAAAAGAATGGGAGCACAAACTTTTGCAAAATAGTATGGATAGAGAGTTGCATGAGTTGAATAAACGCTTggaacaaaaagag TTTGAGATGAAGCTGTTTGGGGTATCTGATGCTGAAATACTCAAGCAACGCTTTGGAAGGAAGATAATGgaactagaggatgagaagagAACAGTGCAG CGAGAAAGAGATTGTCTTTTGGCTGAAGTTGAAAATCTTGCTGCCAACTCTGATGGACAAACACAAAAACTAGAGGATACCCATTCCCAAAAATTGAAAACACTTGAAGCACAA ATTTTGGATTTGAAGAAGAAGCAAGAGAATCAGGTCCAGCTTATGAAGCAAAAGCAAAAAAGTGATGAAGCAGCAAAGAGGTTGCAAGATGAAATACAGTCTATAAAGGCCCAAAAG GTTCAATTGCAACAAAGAATAAAACAAGAGGCAGAACAGTTTCGGCAGTGGAAGGCTTCTAGAGAGAAAGAACTGTTGCAA TTAAAGAAGGAGGGAAgaaaaaatgaatatgaaaagcACAAGCTGCAAGCTTTAAATCAGCGCCAGAAAATG GTCCTTCAAAGGAAAACTGAAGAAGCTGCAATGGCAACCAAAAGGTTAAAGGAGTTGCTTGAAGCTCGTAAAACTTCGAGCCGAGACACTTTCG TTGCAACAAATGGAAATGGAACAAACGGGCAG AGTAATGAGAAGTCCTTACAACGGTGGCTTGACCATGAACTAGAAGTCACGGTAAAAGAACATGAAGTTCGTTTTGAGTATGAGAAACAGAGCCAAGT GCGAGCTGCCCTTGCAGAGGAGCTAGCCATGCTGAAGCATGTAAGTGAGTTTGCTGCTAAGGGTCTCAGTCCACCAAGAGGAAAGAACGGATTTGCCAG GGCATCTTCCATGTCACCAAATGCAAGAATGGCTAGAATAGCTTCACTTGAGAACATGCTTAGTATATCCTCTAATTCACTTGTAGCAATGGCTTCTCAACTTTCCGAGGCAGAAGAACGAGAGAGGGCATTCACTAATCGTGGACGTTGGAATCAGTTGCGCTCAATGGGAGAGGCCAAGAATTTACTTCAATATATGTTTAATTCTGTTGGAGATGCTAG GTGCCAACTCTGGGAGAAGGACATGGAGATCAGAGAAATGAAAGATCAAATCAAAGAACTTGTTGGTCTTTTGCGGCAAAGTGAGATGAAGAGAAAGGAAGCTGAGAAGGAGGTAAAAGTGAGAGAGCAAGCTGGCACAACCACATTGGCTACCCCAGTTTCT ggAAGTTCTCCAAATTCCTTGAAACAGTATACTGAAGATATGAAGGGACCTTTATCTCCAATGTCTGTGCCAATACCAAGACAACTCAAATATACGCCAGGGGTTGCTAATAATGGCTTGACAAGGGAATCAGCAGCATTTGTTGATCAGGGTAGAAAG ATGAAACCCATTGGGCAGCTGTCAATGAAAAAACTAGCAATGGTAGGACAAGCTTCTGGCAAGTTATGGAGGTGGAAAAGAAGCCATCATCAGTGGCTACTACAATTCAAGTGGAAGTGGCAGAAACCATGGAGGCTTTCAGAATGGATTCGACACAGTGATGAGACAATCATGAGAGCAAGACCGCGCTCACATGCTTTGCCACACAAAATGTga
- the LOC127088098 gene encoding kinesin-like protein KIN-4A isoform X1, with protein MEAGENCCVKVAVHVRPLIADEKLQGCKDCVTVVSGKPQVQIGAHSFTFDHVYGSTGSPSGNMFEDCVAPLVDGLFQGYNATVLAYGQTGSGKTYTMGTGFKEGFQTGIIPQVMNILFNKIGTFKHQIEFQLHVSFIEILKEEVRDLLDPSSMGKPETTNGHSGKMTSPGKPPIQIRETSSGVITLAGSTEVSVTTLKEMAACLEQGSLSRATGSTNMNNQSSRSHAIFTITLEQMCKPKNPNGSCLNDTMNDEYLCAKLHLVDLAGSERAKRTGSDGMRFKEGVHINRGLLALGNVISALGDEKKRKEGVHVPYRDSKLTRLLQDSLGGNSRTVMIACISPADINAEETLNTLKYANRARNIQNKPVVNRDPMSSEMLKMRQKLEYLEAELCARAGCSSGEVQGLKERIVWLEAANEDLCRELHEHRSRCSLLEQSEKDAYDGGTCIVKTDGLKRTLPIIAADYPMNETAGDSREIEEVEKEWEHKLLQNSMDRELHELNKRLEQKEFEMKLFGVSDAEILKQRFGRKIMELEDEKRTVQRERDCLLAEVENLAANSDGQTQKLEDTHSQKLKTLEAQILDLKKKQENQVQLMKQKQKSDEAAKRLQDEIQSIKAQKVQLQQRIKQEAEQFRQWKASREKELLQLKKEGRKNEYEKHKLQALNQRQKMVLQRKTEEAAMATKRLKELLEARKTSSRDTFVATNGNGTNGQSNEKSLQRWLDHELEVTVKEHEVRFEYEKQSQVRAALAEELAMLKHVSEFAAKGLSPPRGKNGFARASSMSPNARMARIASLENMLSISSNSLVAMASQLSEAEERERAFTNRGRWNQLRSMGEAKNLLQYMFNSVGDARCQLWEKDMEIREMKDQIKELVGLLRQSEMKRKEAEKEVKVREQAGTTTLATPVSQGSSPNSLKQYTEDMKGPLSPMSVPIPRQLKYTPGVANNGLTRESAAFVDQGRKMKPIGQLSMKKLAMVGQASGKLWRWKRSHHQWLLQFKWKWQKPWRLSEWIRHSDETIMRARPRSHALPHKM; from the exons ATGGAAGCAGGGGAAAACTGTTGCGTAAAAGTTGCGGTTCACGTACGGCCGTTAATCGCCGACGAGAAGCTTCAAGGATGCAAAGACTGTGTCACCGTCGTCTCCGGGAAGCCTCAG GTACAAATTGGTGCCCACTCATTTACCTTTGATCATGTCTATGGAAGCACTGGTTCTCCCTCGGGTAACATGTTTGAAGATTGTGTTGCTCCACTTGTTGATGGTTTGTTCCAAGGATATAATGCTACTGTTTTGGCATATGGTCAG ACAGGTTCTGGGAAAACATACACCATGGGAACTGGCTTTAAAGAAGGTTTCCAAACAGGAATAATACCACAAGTTATGAATATTTTGTTCAACAAAATTGGGACCTTCAAACACCAGATTGAATTTCAGTTGCATGTTTCCTTTATCGAG ATTCTTAAAGAAGAAGTAAGAGATTTACTGGATCCCTCCTCCATGGGCAAACCAGAAACTACAAATGGACATTCAGGAAAAATGACATCTCCTGGGAAGCCGCCAATACAAATTCGCGAGACATCAAGCGGTGTTATAACCCTTGCAGGATCTACTGAAGTTAGTGTCACCACATTAAAAGAAATGGCTGCTTGCCTGGAACAAGGATCCTTGAGTAGAGCAACTGGGAGCACAAATATGAACAATCAATCCAG TCGATCTCATGCAATCTTCACCATCACATTAGAGCAAATGTGCAAGCCCAAGAATCCTAATGGCAGCTGCTTAAATGATACTATGAATGATGAGTATCTTTGTGCTAAGTTGCACTTGGTAGATCTTGCCGGATCAGAACGTGCTAAAAGAACAGGTTCTGATGGTATGCGTTTTAAAGAAG GCGTTCATATTAACAGAGGACTTCTAGCACTTGGTAATGTTATTAGTGCACTTGGTGATGAAAAGAAACGAAAGGAAGGTGTTCATGTTCCATATAGGGACAGTAAACTTACTAGGCTTTTACAG GATTCACTTGGGGGTAACAGCAGAACTGTCATGATTG CCTGCATAAGTCCTGCTGATATTAATGCTGAGGAAACCCTAAACACTTTGAAGTATGCAAATCGTGCACGCAATATCCAAAATAAGCCTGTT GTCAACAGAGATCCCATGTCCAGTGAGATGCTTAAAATGAGACAAAAACTGGAGTATTTGGAGGCAGAACTTTGTGCTCGTGCCGGTTGCTCATCTGGGGAAGTTCAG GGTCTTAAGGAAAGGATTGTTTGGCTTGAAGCTGCTAATGAAGACCTTTGCCGTGAACTTCATGAACACCGTAGTAGATGTTCTCTCTTAGAACAAAGTGAAAAGGATGCTTAT GATGGTGGCACATGCATTGTGAAGACGGATGGGCTTAAGAGGACCTTACCTATCATAGCGGCTGATTACCCAATGAATGAAACCGCAG GTGATTCAAGAGAAATTGAAGAAGTAGAAAAAGAATGGGAGCACAAACTTTTGCAAAATAGTATGGATAGAGAGTTGCATGAGTTGAATAAACGCTTggaacaaaaagag TTTGAGATGAAGCTGTTTGGGGTATCTGATGCTGAAATACTCAAGCAACGCTTTGGAAGGAAGATAATGgaactagaggatgagaagagAACAGTGCAG CGAGAAAGAGATTGTCTTTTGGCTGAAGTTGAAAATCTTGCTGCCAACTCTGATGGACAAACACAAAAACTAGAGGATACCCATTCCCAAAAATTGAAAACACTTGAAGCACAA ATTTTGGATTTGAAGAAGAAGCAAGAGAATCAGGTCCAGCTTATGAAGCAAAAGCAAAAAAGTGATGAAGCAGCAAAGAGGTTGCAAGATGAAATACAGTCTATAAAGGCCCAAAAG GTTCAATTGCAACAAAGAATAAAACAAGAGGCAGAACAGTTTCGGCAGTGGAAGGCTTCTAGAGAGAAAGAACTGTTGCAA TTAAAGAAGGAGGGAAgaaaaaatgaatatgaaaagcACAAGCTGCAAGCTTTAAATCAGCGCCAGAAAATG GTCCTTCAAAGGAAAACTGAAGAAGCTGCAATGGCAACCAAAAGGTTAAAGGAGTTGCTTGAAGCTCGTAAAACTTCGAGCCGAGACACTTTCG TTGCAACAAATGGAAATGGAACAAACGGGCAG AGTAATGAGAAGTCCTTACAACGGTGGCTTGACCATGAACTAGAAGTCACGGTAAAAGAACATGAAGTTCGTTTTGAGTATGAGAAACAGAGCCAAGT GCGAGCTGCCCTTGCAGAGGAGCTAGCCATGCTGAAGCATGTAAGTGAGTTTGCTGCTAAGGGTCTCAGTCCACCAAGAGGAAAGAACGGATTTGCCAG GGCATCTTCCATGTCACCAAATGCAAGAATGGCTAGAATAGCTTCACTTGAGAACATGCTTAGTATATCCTCTAATTCACTTGTAGCAATGGCTTCTCAACTTTCCGAGGCAGAAGAACGAGAGAGGGCATTCACTAATCGTGGACGTTGGAATCAGTTGCGCTCAATGGGAGAGGCCAAGAATTTACTTCAATATATGTTTAATTCTGTTGGAGATGCTAG GTGCCAACTCTGGGAGAAGGACATGGAGATCAGAGAAATGAAAGATCAAATCAAAGAACTTGTTGGTCTTTTGCGGCAAAGTGAGATGAAGAGAAAGGAAGCTGAGAAGGAGGTAAAAGTGAGAGAGCAAGCTGGCACAACCACATTGGCTACCCCAGTTTCT cagggAAGTTCTCCAAATTCCTTGAAACAGTATACTGAAGATATGAAGGGACCTTTATCTCCAATGTCTGTGCCAATACCAAGACAACTCAAATATACGCCAGGGGTTGCTAATAATGGCTTGACAAGGGAATCAGCAGCATTTGTTGATCAGGGTAGAAAG ATGAAACCCATTGGGCAGCTGTCAATGAAAAAACTAGCAATGGTAGGACAAGCTTCTGGCAAGTTATGGAGGTGGAAAAGAAGCCATCATCAGTGGCTACTACAATTCAAGTGGAAGTGGCAGAAACCATGGAGGCTTTCAGAATGGATTCGACACAGTGATGAGACAATCATGAGAGCAAGACCGCGCTCACATGCTTTGCCACACAAAATGTga